CACATCCCGCACGGCGGACTCGTCGTCGTCCTGGTCCTGGTCGCCGTGTTCACCGCCGTCCAGGCCGACTCCTTCACCACCTCTCAGAACCTGCTCAACGTGCTCCGCCAGATCAGCGTGAACGCCGTCATCGCGGCCGGACTCACCCTGCTGATGACGGCCGGCGGCATGGACTTCTCCATGGGCAGCAACGCCGCCGTCACCCTCTCGGTCGCGGCCCAACTCCTGCACGACGGCTGGTCCACGACCGCCGCCGTCCTGGTGAGCCTGCTCCTGGCGACCCTGATAGGCCTGGTCAACGGCCTCGTCGTGACCTTCACCCGGGTCGCGCCCTTCGTCGCCACCCTCGCCTCCGCCATGCTGCTCGACGGGGTCGCCCTGCTTGTCCTCGACGGTATGAGCGTCACCATCGGGGACAAGCTCACGTCCCTCGGCAACGACAAGCTCCTCGGCATCCCCTATCTGACGGTCGTGGCCGTCCTGGTGCTCACGGGCGTCGGCCTGTCCATGCGGTTCACCACCTTCGGCCGCGACGCCTACGCCATGGGCGGCAACGAACACGTCGCCCGGCTCAGCGGCATCAACGTCGTCGGCCGCAAACTCGCGTTGTACGCCCTCGCCGGTGTCCTCGCGGGCCTGGCCGGTCTGATGCTGCTGTCCCGGCTGGGCGCCGCCGCCCCCAACACGGCAGGTCTGATGACCCAGTTGACGGCCGTCGCCGCGGTCGTCATCGGCGGCACCTCGCTGGCGGGCGGGCACGGCAGCATCGTCGGCACGGTCCTCGGCGTGGTGCTCCTCGGCGTGGTCGCCAATGCCCTCAACCTCCTTCAGGTCGACGGCAATTACCAGTACGTCGTGACCGGCGGCGTGCTGCTCGTCGCGGCCGTCATCAACGAGTTCCAGCGGAAGTCGTCGCCGGGCCATTGAGCCCCCGCTGCCGCAACTCCCCTTGATTTCCCCCCACGTGTCGCCCCTTCTCTTCAACGTTGCAGGAAAGGCGTACCCATGAACCGCACTCCCCGCAGGCGCCGAGCCGCCGCGGTCTCCCTCCTCGGCGCCGCCGCGCTGATGCTCTCCGGCTGCGGCACCGAGGACGACGCCGCGGGCGCCGCCGACGGCGCGGTCACCCTCGGATTCGTCAACGGCGCCGCCACCCACTTCCACACCTGTCTGCTGAAGTCGGTGGAACAGACGGCCAAGGCCGAGGACGCCAAGCTCTACTCGGCCAACTCCAAGCAGGACGCCGGGACCGAGCTGTCCAACATCGAGGACATGATCTCCCGCAACGTGGACGCGCTCATCGTCCAGACCGTCAACGTCGATGCCCTGGAAGGCGACATAGCCAAGGCCAAGAGCGCCGGCATCCCGGTCTTCCTCACCTCCGTCGCCACGGACGACATGTCCGACGTACTCGGTGCCGCCAAGGTCGACCTGAAGAAGGTCGGCGCGCTGGACGCCGACTGGGTCGAGAAGGACGCCGCCGGCAAGGACGTCAAGGTCGGGATCGTCGCCGGTGCGCCCGGTGCGGCCTCCGATCTGCTGGTGGGCGGCTTCAAGGACGCGCTGCCGAGCACCGCGAAGGTGGTCGCGAACCAGCCGGGCATGTTCAACCCGGTCAAGGCCCAGGACGTCGCCGAGAACATGATCCAGGCGCACCCGGACCTCGACTACGCCTTCGTCGCCAACGAGGAGATGGCCTTCGCGGTCCGCAAGGCCTTCGACGCGGCCGGCGCCAAGGATGTGAAGATCGTCACCGTCAACGGCACGGAGGACGGCGTCGCCGCGGTGAAGAGCGGCGAGTTCTCCGCGACCGTCGCGAACTCGGCGATGGCCATCGGGCAGACAGCGGTCAAGAACACGATCGCCCTGCTCAACAAGGACAAGACCGTTGACAAAATTGCCAACATTCCTCTTGTCTTGGTCACCAAGGACAACGTGGACGAAGCGCCGCAGTACTGCCCCAAGTAAAAGGAGCCACCCATGGACCGCCTGCTCCTCATGCACAGCTTCGTCACCGTCGCACAGGTGGGCAGCTTCAGCGGAGCCGCCAAGAAGCTGGGCTCCTCCGGCTCGCTGGTGTCCCGGCACGTCGCCGAGCTGGAACGGCAGGTGGGCGTCCGACTGGTCAACCGTACGGCCCGCTCGGTGAGCCTCACCGAGCCGGGCCAGCGGTACGCCGAGTTCGCCGCCCGCATCCTCGACGAGATCGAGGCCGAGGACGCGGGAATCGCGCAGTCGCACGACCGCGCCGAGGGCACGCTCAGCATCATCTGCCCGAAATGGATAGGCAGCCTGGATCTCGGTGATGCCATAGCGGCGTTCTCCGCCGCTTATCCCAAAATCCAGGTGCGTTTCGAACTCGGCGGTATGTCGGACCGGACGTACGACTTTCTGGACAGCGGATTCGACATCGCGTTCCACACCCGGGATCTACGGGATTCGAGCGTCCGCCTGAAAAAGATCTCGTCCCTGCCGTTCGTCCTGTGCGCCTCGGAGGCGTACATCGAGCGGCACGGGGCGCTCACCCACCCCAACGACCTCGCCGGCCACGACTGCCTGGTCCACGTCAACGACCCGGTCTGGCGCATCGGCCACGGCCACGCGAGCACCCTGCACAAGATCCGTAACATCGCGTTCTCGTCCAACTCCTACATCGCCCTGCAGAAGGCCGCCGTCCACGGCCGCGGCATCGCCCTGCTCCCGCAGCGCCCGGCCTACGACGACCTCGTCTCCGGCGCCCTCCAGGTGCTGCTGCCGGAGCTGGCGGTCCCGGACCGCCCGCTGTACGCGATCTACGGCCCCGGGCAGGACACGCCCCGCAAGGTCAGCGTCTTCCTGGACTTCCTCGCCGACTGGTTCTCGCAGAACCCCATTCCAGCCCTGCATTAATCCGGCGCCGACTGCAAGAAACGATTGCGCACCTCGTGAAGCTCGGGCCATTGAGGCCCGGGCGTACGGAAACCTACGCTCACGAGGCGACCCGGAAACGAGGAATCCATGGGAATCCAGAGAATCGAATCGGTCATCTACAGCATCGCCGACCTCGACGAATGCGTCCGGTTCTACGACGATTTCGGACTGTTCCTGGTGGAGCGGACCGACGATCACGCGGTGTTCGAGACCCGCACCGGGCAGACCCTGCTCCTCGACGCCTGGCCGAGCCCGCTGCTGCCTCCCCCGGTGGAGGACGGGCCGACCCTGCGCGAGGTCGTGTGGGGCGTCGACACCCAGGAGGAGCTGGACCGGCTCGTCGCCGCCGCCGGCAAGGACCGCGAGGTCCGCGCGAGCGCCGACGGCGTCCACCACACCGTCGACGAGACGGGCTTCGGCGTCGGACTGACCCTGGCCCGCCCGAAACCGGCGCCGGTCACCCCACGCCCCGCCAACGCCCTGGGCAGCGTCACCCGCTGGAACACCGCCCTGGAGCCGATCGAGCGGGTCCGCCCGCTGAGGATGTGCCACGTCGCCCTCAACATCCCGAAGCCCGGCAAGGACGAGGCCATCGCCTTCTACACCGACCGCCTCGGCTTCCGGCCCACGGACGTCGTCGAACCCATGGGCGTCTTCATGCAGGCCCCCGGCGACGACGACCAGCACACCGCGCTGCTGTGCCACCGCCCCGACCGGGCCGGGATCAACCACATCGCCTACGAGGTGCCCGGCTTCGACGACGTCATCGAGGGCGGCAACTACATGATCGAGCACGGCTGGCGCGAGGCCCGCAGGCTCGGTCGGCACACCGTCGGCTCCAACGTCTTCCGCTTCCTGCACGCCCCGAGCGGCGGCCGCGTCGAGTACGCCGCCGACATGGACCGGGTCGACGACTCCTACGAGACCCGTGTGCACGCCACCACCCCGCCCCATCACATCTGGGCCCTGCGCACCAACCGCGACAACGAAGCCTCTTGAGAGGGCACCCACCCATGACGACCGACCACGGCTACCCCGCCGTCCGCATGTACATAGCGGGCGAGTGGTGCCAGGGCGGCACCGGACGTACCGCCCCGATCGTGAACCCGGCCACCGAGGAGGTGATCGGCGAGGTACCCCTCGCCACCACCGCCGACCTGGACCGCGCGCTCGCCGCCGCCGACGAGGGTTTCCGCGTCTGGCGTGCCACGCCGATCGCGCGACGTACCGCGATCCTGCACGCCGCCGCCGACCTGATCGCCGAGCGCGCCCCCGAGATCGGCCGCGTCAGCACCCTGGAGCAGGGCAAGCCGCTCGCGGAGTCCACCGACGAGGCCCGCCGCACCGCCGACACCCTGCGCTGGCACGCCGACGACGCCCGCCGCGCCTACGGCCGCATCATCCCGGCGGAGCCCGGCACCGTACTGACCGTACGGCGCGAGCCCATCGGCCCGGTCGCCGCCTTCGTACCGTGGAACTTCCCCGTCGGCGGCCCCAACCGCAAGATCTCCTCGGCCCTTTCGGTAGGCTGCTCGATCATCATCAAGGGCTCCGAGGAGACGCCCGCCACCGCCGCCGCGCTGGTCAGGTGCTACGAGGACGCGGGCCTGCCCGCCGGTGTCCTCAACCTCGTCTTCGGCGAGCCCGCCGAGGTCTCCGCGCACCTCATCGCCTCACCCGTCACCCGGCTGATCGCCTTCACCGGCTCGGTCCCGGTCGGCAAGCTGCTCGCGGCCCAGGCCGGCGAGGTCATGAAGCCCTCGCTGATGGAGCTCGGCGGCCATGCCCCGGTGATCGTCTGCGCCGACGCCGACCCCGTGCGGGCCGCCCGCAAGGCCGCCCAGGCGAAGTTCGCCAACGCCGGCCAGGTGTGCACCTCGCCGAGCCGCTTCTTCGTCCACGAGAGCCTCGTCGAGGAGTTCACCGCCGAGTTCGTGAAGGCCGCCGAGGCGGTGGTCGTGGGGGACGGGCTGGCCGAGGGCACGAAGATGGGACCGCTGGCCAACGAGCGCCGCCTCAAAGCGCTGGAGCGGCTCGTCGCCGATGCCGTCGCGCGTGGTGCCAGGATCCTGACCGGCGGCGCCGCCCTCGACCGCGCAGGCTACTTCTTCGCGCCGACCGTCCTGATCGACGTGCCCGAGGACGCAGAGCTGCTGCACGAGGAGCCGTTCGCGCCGGTCGCCCCGATCGTGCCCTTCAGTGACCTGGACGAGGTGCTCACCCGGGCGAACGCGCTGCCCTACGGCCTCGCCGCCTACGGCTTCACCGGCTCCTCCGCCACTGCCGAGAAGCTCTCCGCGGAGCTGGAGGCCGGCATCCTCTCGATCAACCACTGCGGCGGCTCCGTGCACGAGGCGCCGTCCGGCGGGGTCAAGGAGAGCGGCTACGGCCGTGAGGGCGGCCCCGAGGCCCTCGACGCCTACCTGGTCACCAAGCGCGTCTCCCACCTGCTGGTGCCATGAGGTACGCACGCCTCTCGGTGGGCGGACGGCCGGTCTGGGGCCGGGTGGGGGAGACGGACGTCGAGCTCCTGTCCGGCTCCCCGCTGGAGGACGCTCCCGACGTCATCGGCACGGTGCCGCGGGCGACGGCCGTCTGGCTGCCGCCGGTCGTGCCCGGCGTCTTCTACGCGGTCGGCATGAACTACCCCCGGCACATCACCCACGCCGGAGTCGCCACCCCGGACCGCCCCGAGGTCGGCTACCGCGCCAACAACGCGCTCACCGGGCACCTTTCGCCGATCGTCAAACCGCGCGAGGTGACGGGACGGTTCGAGGCCGAGCCCGAGCTCGTCGCCGTCATCGGCCGGACGCTGCGCCACGCGAGCTACGACGAGGCCCGCAAGTCCGTCTTCGGCTGGACGATCGGCAACGACGTCAGTGCCCGCACCTGGCAGCACCAGGACCGCACCTTCTGGCGCAGCAAGAACAGCGACACGTTCAAGCCGATGGGCCCCTGGATCGAGACGGACGTCGACGCGCTCGCCCAGACGACGACGCTGCGGGTCAACGGGGAGACACGCGCCTCCTTCCCCACCGGCGACATGGTGTTCGACCCCTTCGACTACCTGGTCGAGATGACCAAGCACGTCACCGTC
This DNA window, taken from Streptomyces sp. NBC_00663, encodes the following:
- a CDS encoding ABC transporter permease; protein product: MSLKTPSAAPDTTVEPTAPRRSPRALLHIPHGGLVVVLVLVAVFTAVQADSFTTSQNLLNVLRQISVNAVIAAGLTLLMTAGGMDFSMGSNAAVTLSVAAQLLHDGWSTTAAVLVSLLLATLIGLVNGLVVTFTRVAPFVATLASAMLLDGVALLVLDGMSVTIGDKLTSLGNDKLLGIPYLTVVAVLVLTGVGLSMRFTTFGRDAYAMGGNEHVARLSGINVVGRKLALYALAGVLAGLAGLMLLSRLGAAAPNTAGLMTQLTAVAAVVIGGTSLAGGHGSIVGTVLGVVLLGVVANALNLLQVDGNYQYVVTGGVLLVAAVINEFQRKSSPGH
- a CDS encoding NAD-dependent succinate-semialdehyde dehydrogenase, whose amino-acid sequence is MTTDHGYPAVRMYIAGEWCQGGTGRTAPIVNPATEEVIGEVPLATTADLDRALAAADEGFRVWRATPIARRTAILHAAADLIAERAPEIGRVSTLEQGKPLAESTDEARRTADTLRWHADDARRAYGRIIPAEPGTVLTVRREPIGPVAAFVPWNFPVGGPNRKISSALSVGCSIIIKGSEETPATAAALVRCYEDAGLPAGVLNLVFGEPAEVSAHLIASPVTRLIAFTGSVPVGKLLAAQAGEVMKPSLMELGGHAPVIVCADADPVRAARKAAQAKFANAGQVCTSPSRFFVHESLVEEFTAEFVKAAEAVVVGDGLAEGTKMGPLANERRLKALERLVADAVARGARILTGGAALDRAGYFFAPTVLIDVPEDAELLHEEPFAPVAPIVPFSDLDEVLTRANALPYGLAAYGFTGSSATAEKLSAELEAGILSINHCGGSVHEAPSGGVKESGYGREGGPEALDAYLVTKRVSHLLVP
- a CDS encoding VOC family protein, whose amino-acid sequence is MGIQRIESVIYSIADLDECVRFYDDFGLFLVERTDDHAVFETRTGQTLLLDAWPSPLLPPPVEDGPTLREVVWGVDTQEELDRLVAAAGKDREVRASADGVHHTVDETGFGVGLTLARPKPAPVTPRPANALGSVTRWNTALEPIERVRPLRMCHVALNIPKPGKDEAIAFYTDRLGFRPTDVVEPMGVFMQAPGDDDQHTALLCHRPDRAGINHIAYEVPGFDDVIEGGNYMIEHGWREARRLGRHTVGSNVFRFLHAPSGGRVEYAADMDRVDDSYETRVHATTPPHHIWALRTNRDNEAS
- a CDS encoding sugar ABC transporter substrate-binding protein, which encodes MNRTPRRRRAAAVSLLGAAALMLSGCGTEDDAAGAADGAVTLGFVNGAATHFHTCLLKSVEQTAKAEDAKLYSANSKQDAGTELSNIEDMISRNVDALIVQTVNVDALEGDIAKAKSAGIPVFLTSVATDDMSDVLGAAKVDLKKVGALDADWVEKDAAGKDVKVGIVAGAPGAASDLLVGGFKDALPSTAKVVANQPGMFNPVKAQDVAENMIQAHPDLDYAFVANEEMAFAVRKAFDAAGAKDVKIVTVNGTEDGVAAVKSGEFSATVANSAMAIGQTAVKNTIALLNKDKTVDKIANIPLVLVTKDNVDEAPQYCPK
- a CDS encoding LysR family transcriptional regulator encodes the protein MDRLLLMHSFVTVAQVGSFSGAAKKLGSSGSLVSRHVAELERQVGVRLVNRTARSVSLTEPGQRYAEFAARILDEIEAEDAGIAQSHDRAEGTLSIICPKWIGSLDLGDAIAAFSAAYPKIQVRFELGGMSDRTYDFLDSGFDIAFHTRDLRDSSVRLKKISSLPFVLCASEAYIERHGALTHPNDLAGHDCLVHVNDPVWRIGHGHASTLHKIRNIAFSSNSYIALQKAAVHGRGIALLPQRPAYDDLVSGALQVLLPELAVPDRPLYAIYGPGQDTPRKVSVFLDFLADWFSQNPIPALH
- a CDS encoding fumarylacetoacetate hydrolase family protein encodes the protein MRYARLSVGGRPVWGRVGETDVELLSGSPLEDAPDVIGTVPRATAVWLPPVVPGVFYAVGMNYPRHITHAGVATPDRPEVGYRANNALTGHLSPIVKPREVTGRFEAEPELVAVIGRTLRHASYDEARKSVFGWTIGNDVSARTWQHQDRTFWRSKNSDTFKPMGPWIETDVDALAQTTTLRVNGETRASFPTGDMVFDPFDYLVEMTKHVTVHPGDVLWTGAESTCQLEPGDTVDVEISGIGVLSNPVHLEGNQQ